A stretch of the Peromyscus leucopus breed LL Stock chromosome 10, UCI_PerLeu_2.1, whole genome shotgun sequence genome encodes the following:
- the LOC114688448 gene encoding LOW QUALITY PROTEIN: preferentially expressed antigen in melanoma-like protein 7 (The sequence of the model RefSeq protein was modified relative to this genomic sequence to represent the inferred CDS: substituted 1 base at 1 genomic stop codon): MKIGQTPPTLEELARQALLRNEALAISALEKLPWTLFPALFKDAFNGRHTRIVKAMVEAWPFPCLPVGTLMKTPNLETFQAVLDGVDTHLKREFHSGEKLQVLDLRNVHHEFLNIWTGREDGVCSAETVDERPVVKDLPRYALRRWHLKVVTDLYLRLHLNEEQACFLQWVQQRKDFLKLHCMNMKIWTVPMCTVKEILNVFHPGHIEDLELNLAWNVSKMAXFASCLGKMRSLCKLSLKNKGQNTFRLVYRTADIEKHITKAFAQFSNLHCLQHLSIGDIFFLKDHMKQILRSLTTNLETLSIKNCELSSLDLKYFPLSQSFRQLNHLDLRGSEFVTSCLKPLGVLLENVADTLESLDFQRCNMDDSQPTDLIPALSKCSQLTEVNFSYNDFSMPVLKDLLHHTANLTKMTVEHYPAPLQCYNVSGYVEEDRYAQLCHELMDILRAVREPCSIFFSTNACHVCDENCDSEECSENNECCVFHLELCSCWQ; encoded by the exons ATGAAGATTGGTCAAACCCCACCCACACTGGAGGAGCTGGCCAGGCAGGCGCTGCTGAGAAATGAGGCCTTGGCCATCTCTGCTCTGGAGAAACTGCCCTGGACGCTCTTCCCAGCACTGTTCAAGGACGCCTTCAATGGCAGACACACTAGGATTGTGAAGGCAATGGTGGAAGCCTGgcctttcccctgcctccctgTGGGGACGTTGATGAAGACTCCCAACTTGGAAACCTTCCAGGCTGTGCTAGATGGAGTAGACACGCATCTGAAAAGAGAGTTTCACTCTGG TGAGAAACTTCAGGTGCTTGACCTGAGGAATGTTCACCATGAGTTCTTGAACATATGGACTGGAAGAGAGGATGGGGTCTGTTCAGCAGAGACTGTGGATGAGAGGCCTGTAGTGAAGGACCTTCCCAGATATGCACTGAGGCGGTGGCATCTGAAGGTGGTAACTGACCTCTACCTCAGGCTACATCTGAATGAAGAGCAAGCATGCTTCTTGCAGTGGGTCCAGCagagaaaagactttctaaagCTGCACTGTATGAACATGAAGATTTGGACTGTGCCTATGTGCACTGTGAAAGAGATCTTGAATGTTTTTCACCCAGGACACATTGAGGacctggaattgaacctggcctGGAATGTGTCCAAAATGGCATAATTTGCTTCCTGCCTTGGAAAGATGAGAAGTCTTTGCAAACTCTCCCTGAAAAACAAGGGCCAGAACACTTTCAGGCTTGTCTACAGGACAGCAGACATTGAGAAGCATATCACCAAGGCCTTTGCTCAGTTCTCCAACCTCCACTGTCTGCAGCATCTCTCCATTGGTGACATCTTCTTTCTCAAAGACCACATGAAACAAATACTCAG GTCCCTGACAACCAACTTGGAGACTCTCTCCATCAAAAACTGTGAGCTGTCAAGTTTGGACTTGAAATATTTCCCCTTGAGCCAAAGCTTTCGTCAGCTAAATCATCTGGACTtgagaggatctgagtttgtgACTTCATGTCTCAAGCCTCTTGGAGTGCTGCTAGAGAATGTAGCAGATACTCTGGAGTCTCTGGACTTTCAGCGTTGTAATATGGATGACTCTCAGCCCACTGACCTCATCCCTGCCCTCAGCAAGTGCTCCCAGCTCACCGAGGTTAACTTTTCATACAATGATTTCTCCATGCCTGTCCTGAAGGACCTTTTGCATCACACAGCCAACTTGACCAAGATGACTGTGGAGCACTACCCTGCCCCTCTGCAATGCTATAATGTTTCCGGTTACGTCGAGGAAGACAGATATGCCCAACTTTGTCATGAGCTCATGGATATACTCAGAGCCGTAAGGGAGCCCTGTAGCATCTTCTTCTCCACAAATGCCTGCCATGTATGTGATGAGAACTGTGACTCTGAGGAGTGCTCTGAAAATAATGAATGCTGTGTCTTTCACCTGGAGCTTTGTTCTTGCTGGCAGTAA
- the LOC114688449 gene encoding PRAME family member 12-like yields MSFQTPPTLEELGRQALLRNEALAISALEKLPWTIFPALFKDALNGRHTRIVRAMVEAWPFPCLPVGTLMKTPNLEIFQAVLDGVDTHLKREFHPGKEKLQVVDLRNVHHEFWNIWTGREDGACSAETVNERPVVKVLPRYALRRRHLKVVTDLYLRLRLNEEQTCFLQWLQQRKDFLQLHCINMKIWTVPMCTVKEILSVFHPGRIEELELNTGWDVSTLARFAPCLGQMRSLRKFSLARICRNTFGTGTRTADREERCISKVIAQFSKLHCLQHLSMNGIFFLKDHMKQILRCLRNPLATLSITRRHLSQSDLNYFPLSHNLRQLKHLVLRGILLFASCLKPLGVLLEHVAESLQSLDLQGCRIKDSQLTDLIPALSKCSKLTEFNLLDNDFSMPTLKDLLGHTANLTKMNVEQYPAPIQSYDDYGYILVERFAQHCLELMDTLRALRQPKRILFSTDPCHECGERCVYDLGPRLCPCQG; encoded by the exons ATGAGTTTTCAAACCCCACCCACACTGGAGGAGCTGGGCAGGCAGGCGCTGCTGAGAAATGAGGCCTTGGCCATCTCTGCTCTGGAGAAGCTGCCCTGGACAATCTTCCCAGCACTGTTCAAGGACGCGCTCAATGGCAGACACACTAGGATTGTGAGGGCAATGGTGGAAGCCTGGCCTTTCCCCTGTCTCCCTGTGGGGACGTTGATGAAGACTCCCAACTTGGAAATCTTCCAGGCTGTGCTAGATGGAGTAGACACGCATCTGAAAAGAGAGTTTCACCCCGG GAAGGAGAAACTTCAGGTGGTTGACCTGAGGAATGTTCACCATGAGTTCTGGAACATATGGACTGGAAGAGAGGATGGGGCCTGTTCAGCAGAGACTGTGAATGAGAGGCCTGTAGTGAAGGTCCTTCCCAGATATGCACTGAGGCGGCGGCATCTGAAGGTGGTAACTGACCTCTACCTCAGGCTCCGTCTGAATGAAGAGCAAACATGCTTCTTGCAGTGGCTCCAGCAGAGAAAAGACTTTCTACAGCTGCACTGTATAAACATGAAGATCTGGACTGTGCCTATGTGCACTGTGAAAGAGATCTTGAGTGTTTTCCACCCAGGACGCATTGAGGAGCTGGAACTGAACACGGGGTGGGATGTGTCCACACTGGCACGATTTGCTCCCTGCCTTGGACAGATGCGAAGTCTTCGCAAATTCTCCCTGGCCCGCATCTGTAGGAACACTTTCGGGACTGGAACCAGGAcagcagacagagaagagaggtgcATCAGCAAGGTCATTGCTCAGTTCTCCAAACTCCACTGTCTGCAGCATCTCTCCATGAATGGCATCTTCTTTCTCAAAGACCACATGAAACAAATACTCAG GTGCCTGAGGAACCCCTTGGCAACTCTCTCCATCACACGCCGCCACCTGTCACAGTCCGACTTGAATTATTTCCCCTTGAGCCACAACCTGCGTCAGCTAAAACATCTGGTCTTGAGAGGAATCTTGTTATTTGCTTCATGTCTCAAGCCTCTTGGAGTGCTGCTAGAGCATGTAGCAGAATCTCTGCAGTCTCTGGACTTGCAGGGTTGTAGGATCAAGGACTCTCAGCTCACTGACCTCATCCCTGCCCTCAGCAAGTGCTCCAAGCTCACCGAGTTTAATCTATTAGATAACGACTTTTCCATGCCCACCCTGAAGGACCTTTTGGGACACACAGCCAACTTGACCAAGATGAATGTGGAGCAGTACCCGGCCCCTATACAGTCTTATGATGATTACGGTTACATCTTAGTAGAGAGATTTGCCCAACATTGTCTTGAGCTCATGGATACACTCAGAGCGTTAAGGCAGCCCAAGAGGATCTTGTTTTCCACAGATCCCTGCCACGAATGTGGTGAGCGCTGTGTCTATGACCTTGGGCCTAGACTTTGTCCTTGCCAGGGGTAA
- the LOC114688450 gene encoding PRAME family member 12-like — MSFQTPPTLEELGRQALLRNEALAISALEKLPWTIFPALFKDAFNGRHTRIVRAMVEAWPFPCLPVGTLMKTPNLEIFQAVLDGVDTHLKREFHPGNEKLQVVDLRNVHHEFWNIWTGREDGACSAETVDERPVVKVLPRYALRRRHLKVVTDLYLRLRLNEEQTCFLQWLQQRKDFLQLHCINMKIWTVPMCTVKEILSVFHPGRIEELELNTGWDVSTLARFAPCLGQMRSLRKFSLARICRNTFGTGTRTADREERCISKVIAQFSKLHCLQHLSMNGIFFLKDHMKQILRCLRNPLATLSITRRHLSQSDLNYFPLSHNLRQLKHLVLRGILLFASCLKPLGVLLEHVAESLQSLDLQGCRIKDSQLTDLIPALSKCSKLTEFNLLDNDFSMPTLKDLLGHTANLTKMNVEQYPAPIQSYDDYGYILVERFAQHCLELMDTLRALRQPKRILFSTDPCHECGERCVYDLGPRLCPCQGK; from the exons ATGAGTTTTCAAACCCCACCCACACTGGAGGAGCTGGGCAGGCAGGCGCTGCTGAGAAATGAGGCCTTGGCCATCTCTGCTCTGGAGAAACTGCCCTGGACAATCTTCCCAGCACTGTTCAAGGACGCGTTCAATGGCAGACACACTAGGATTGTGAGGGCAATGGTGGAAGCCTGGCCTTTCCCCTGTCTCCCTGTGGGGACGTTGATGAAGACTCCCAACTTGGAAATCTTCCAGGCTGTGCTAGATGGAGTAGACACGCATCTGAAAAGAGAGTTTCACCCCGG GAACGAGAAACTTCAGGTGGTTGACCTGAGGAATGTTCACCATGAGTTCTGGAACATATGGACTGGAAGAGAGGATGGGGCCTGTTCAGCAGAGACTGTGGATGAGAGGCCTGTAGTGAAGGTCCTTCCCAGATATGCACTGAGGCGGCGGCATCTGAAGGTGGTAACTGACCTCTACCTCAGGCTCCGTCTGAATGAAGAGCAAACATGCTTCTTGCAGTGGCTCCAGCAGAGAAAAGACTTTCTACAGCTGCACTGTATAAACATGAAGATCTGGACTGTGCCTATGTGCACTGTGAAAGAGATCTTGAGTGTTTTCCACCCAGGACGCATTGAGGAGCTGGAACTGAACACGGGGTGGGATGTGTCCACACTGGCACGATTTGCTCCCTGCCTTGGACAGATGCGAAGTCTTCGCAAATTCTCCCTGGCCCGCATCTGTAGGAACACTTTCGGGACTGGAACCAGGAcagcagacagagaagagaggtgcATCAGCAAGGTCATTGCTCAGTTCTCCAAACTCCACTGTCTGCAGCATCTCTCCATGAATGGCATCTTCTTTCTCAAAGACCACATGAAACAAATACTCAG GTGCCTGAGGAACCCCTTGGCAACTCTCTCCATCACACGCCGCCACCTGTCACAGTCCGACTTGAATTATTTCCCCTTGAGCCACAACCTGCGTCAGCTAAAACATCTGGTCTTGAGAGGAATCTTGTTATTTGCTTCATGTCTCAAGCCTCTTGGAGTGCTGCTAGAGCATGTAGCAGAATCTCTGCAGTCTCTGGACTTGCAGGGTTGTAGGATCAAGGACTCTCAGCTCACTGACCTCATCCCTGCCCTCAGCAAGTGCTCCAAGCTCACCGAGTTTAATCTATTAGATAACGACTTTTCCATGCCCACCCTGAAGGACCTTTTGGGACACACAGCCAACTTGACCAAGATGAATGTGGAGCAGTACCCGGCCCCTATACAGTCTTATGATGATTACGGTTACATCTTAGTAGAGAGATTTGCCCAACATTGTCTTGAGCTCATGGATACACTCAGAGCGTTAAGGCAGCCCAAGAGGATCTTGTTTTCCACAGATCCCTGCCATGAATGTGGTGAGCGCTGTGTCTATGACCTTGGGCCTAGACTTTGTCCTTGCCAGGGTAAATAG